From Dasypus novemcinctus isolate mDasNov1 chromosome 8, mDasNov1.1.hap2, whole genome shotgun sequence, the proteins below share one genomic window:
- the OR5C1 gene encoding olfactory receptor 5C1, protein MTQENLTWSRVAPAEFILLGITDRWDLRITLFLIFLPIYLVSLLGNVGMVLLISMDTRLHTPMYFFLANLSLLDACYSSAIGPKMLVDLLLPHATIPYAACALQMFVFAGLADAECCLLAAMAYDRYVAIGNPLLYTTVMSRRLCLALLGASGLGGAVSAFVHTTFTFRLSFCRSHEVNSFFCDIPPLLAIACNDISLNELLLFAICGFIQMATVLVIAISYGFIAWAVIHMRSAEGRQRAASTCGSHLTAVAMLYGTLIFMYLRPSSSYTLDTDKMASVFYTLVIPALNPLIYSLRNKEVKDALRRTFSHLSCPWQDTNKRFGKAS, encoded by the coding sequence ATGACCCAAGAGAACCTCACCTGGTCCAGGGTGGCCCCTGCTGAATTCATCCTCCTGGGCATCACTGATCGCTGGGATCTGCGCATAACCCTCTTCCTGATCTTCCTGCCCATCTACCTGGTGAGCCTTCTGGGAAATGTGGGCATGGTACTGTTGATCAGCATGGATACCCggctccacacacccatgtacttctttctGGCCAACCTCTCCCTGCTGGATGCTTGCTATTCTTCAGCCATTGGCCCTAAGATGCTAGTGGACCTGCTGCTGCCCCATGCCACCATCCCTTATGCAGCCTGTGCCCTGCAGATGTTTGTCTTTGCAGGGCTGGCTGATGCTGAGTGTTGCCTGTTGGCagccatggcctatgaccgctacgtGGCCATTGGAAACCCTCTTCTCTATACAACCGTCATGTCACGGCGTCTGTGCCTGGCCTTGCTGGGAGCATCAGGCCTGGGAGGGGCAGTGAGTGCCTTTGTCCACACAACCTTCACCTTTCGTCTGAGCTTCTGCCGCTCCCACGAGGTCAACAGCTTCTTCTGCGATATCCCTCCACTGCTGGCCATTGCATGCAATGACATCAGTCTCAATGAACTCCTCCTCTTTGCCATCTGTGGCTTCATCCAGATGGCCACAGTGTTAGTTATTGCCATCTCTTATGGCTTCATTGCTTGGGCTGTGATCCACATGCGCTCAGCTGAGGGCCGTCAGCGAGCAGCTTCTACCTGTGGCTCCCACCTCACAGCTGTGGCTATGCTCTATGGGACACTCATTTTCATGTACCTGCGTCCCAGCTCCAGCTATACCCTGGACACTGACAAGATGGCATCTGTGTTTTACACACTTGTCATTCCAGCTCTCAACCCACTCATCTACAGTCTCCGCAACAAGGAGGTCAAGGATGCCCTCAGGAGGACCTTCAGCCATCTCTCCTGTCCATGGCAGGACACCAATAAGAGATTTGGAAAGGCCAGTTAG